In the Sulfitobacter pacificus genome, one interval contains:
- a CDS encoding DsbA family oxidoreductase: MLESPQNPDAPVVQVDIVSDVMCPWCIVGYKQLEQALGMVGIGAYVRWHPFELNPAMPPEGQNLTEHITEKYGSTPEQSAQNRAHLEQLGRDLGFTFHFTPDSRIVNTFAAHQLLGWAQEQGLQHPLKMALFFAHFTEGQDVSDIPTLLDIAESVNLDRAAAEEMLSSQSKAEETRAHQQFWTERGVSGVPSMIFDGKYLLTGAQGAETYAQMLRKVVSEKEAA, encoded by the coding sequence ATGTTAGAATCCCCGCAAAATCCCGACGCCCCTGTGGTTCAGGTCGATATCGTTTCCGATGTCATGTGTCCCTGGTGCATTGTCGGCTATAAGCAACTGGAACAGGCATTGGGCATGGTTGGCATCGGGGCCTATGTGCGCTGGCACCCGTTTGAATTGAATCCCGCCATGCCGCCGGAAGGTCAGAACCTGACCGAGCATATCACCGAGAAATACGGCAGCACCCCCGAACAATCGGCACAGAACCGTGCCCATCTGGAGCAGCTGGGCCGCGATCTGGGGTTTACCTTCCACTTCACCCCCGACAGCCGGATCGTAAACACATTTGCCGCGCATCAACTGCTGGGCTGGGCGCAGGAACAAGGGTTGCAACATCCGTTGAAGATGGCGTTGTTTTTCGCCCATTTTACCGAGGGTCAAGATGTGTCGGACATCCCTACCCTGCTGGACATCGCCGAATCCGTTAATCTGGACCGCGCCGCCGCCGAAGAGATGTTGAGCAGCCAAAGCAAAGCAGAAGAAACACGTGCGCACCAACAGTTCTGGACCGAACGTGGTGTTTCGGGCGTGCCCTCGATGATCTTTGACGGTAAATATCTTTTGACCGGGGCGCAGGGCGCAGAGACCTATGCCCAAATGTTGCGTAAAGTAGTGAGCGAGAAAGAAGCCGCCTGA
- a CDS encoding peptidoglycan-binding domain-containing protein produces the protein MDFKTITGALLGASLAFVPADTAQADAGDFIAGAIIGGIVGANAKKQRTTRTTTKRYKKKTYRPSLPSTQEGRNIQASLNYFGFNAGAVDGQLGQKTRNAVSQYQAYLGYPVTGQLSAFENNLLISSYNRAQAGGYAVQQQVAATQDGTRGLLKTYRAEMAGQSPAGNGTAQTTIVVAPQVAPQPAPTTPVVAAAAATAATGLPSFMGAASQASLASHCNTVSLITNTNGGFTTLASMSDPNVAINEQFCLARTYAIARSEELVGKIQGFTPDQVAQQCVGFGPAMKDYVSSLSLKSRDAVVADVSSFVLTTGMSPAQLAGTARICMGVGYRTDNMEVAVGSALLLYTMGEGVYGELMGHHLSQGFGTAKRADKAMDWYQAGLAAVDSGAATVFVPGQPERTELIRVASQRMNGAPALPSFPQPQAASSTGLPTFSVSE, from the coding sequence ATGGATTTTAAAACCATCACCGGAGCCCTGCTTGGGGCATCGCTGGCCTTTGTCCCTGCCGATACGGCGCAGGCGGATGCAGGTGACTTTATCGCCGGGGCCATCATCGGCGGGATCGTCGGGGCCAACGCCAAGAAACAGCGTACAACCCGCACCACCACAAAGCGCTACAAGAAAAAGACCTATCGGCCTAGCCTCCCGTCCACGCAGGAAGGGCGCAACATTCAGGCCTCACTAAACTACTTTGGTTTCAACGCGGGGGCGGTTGATGGCCAGCTGGGCCAAAAAACCCGCAATGCGGTTTCGCAATATCAGGCCTATCTTGGATATCCGGTCACCGGTCAGTTGTCCGCCTTTGAGAACAATCTGCTGATCTCCAGCTACAACCGCGCACAGGCAGGTGGCTATGCGGTGCAGCAACAGGTTGCGGCAACTCAGGACGGCACGCGCGGATTGCTGAAAACCTACCGCGCTGAAATGGCCGGACAATCCCCCGCTGGCAATGGCACTGCGCAAACAACCATCGTTGTAGCTCCGCAGGTCGCCCCGCAACCCGCGCCCACGACACCGGTCGTTGCCGCAGCCGCGGCAACTGCAGCGACGGGCCTGCCCAGCTTTATGGGGGCAGCATCACAGGCGTCACTGGCCTCGCATTGTAATACCGTTTCATTGATTACCAACACCAACGGCGGCTTCACCACTTTGGCCAGCATGTCTGACCCCAATGTGGCGATCAACGAACAGTTCTGTCTGGCGCGCACCTATGCCATCGCCAGATCTGAAGAACTGGTGGGGAAGATCCAAGGCTTCACACCGGATCAGGTCGCCCAGCAATGTGTCGGTTTTGGTCCGGCAATGAAGGACTATGTGTCTTCGCTTTCGCTTAAATCGCGGGATGCGGTGGTGGCCGATGTATCTTCTTTTGTCCTGACAACGGGGATGTCGCCAGCGCAACTGGCTGGCACCGCTCGGATTTGTATGGGGGTCGGGTATCGCACCGATAACATGGAAGTCGCTGTCGGCTCTGCCTTGCTGCTTTATACAATGGGCGAGGGGGTCTATGGCGAATTGATGGGCCATCACCTGAGTCAGGGGTTCGGCACCGCCAAACGGGCGGATAAGGCGATGGATTGGTATCAGGCCGGTTTGGCCGCAGTTGATTCCGGGGCAGCCACGGTATTTGTACCCGGTCAACCGGAACGCACAGAGCTGATCCGCGTCGCCTCCCAACGCATGAACGGTGCCCCTGCCTTGCCCAGCTTCCCGCAGCCACAGGCCGCGTCCAGCACCGGTTTGCCGACATTTTCAGTCAGCGAATAG
- a CDS encoding malate/lactate/ureidoglycolate dehydrogenase, with protein sequence MKLSAKELTTVACSILSHAGATARDAERVATRLVDANLTGHDSHGVGMIPAYVQGILAGQLIPDAAAEVVQDKGPFLLVEGHQGFGHIIAEQAMTLAIARAKTSHFAVLSLRRSFHLGRLGDWGAMAAAEGFICIIYANVQSSRPIVAPFGGSDARFVTNPYCTAIPATRKHPMFLLDMATSTIAMGKARVAELSGKQVPKGCVIDAAGNPTTDPSVMFNDPMGALTTFGQHKGFGLALLGDILGGSFSGGGAYLPEREVEGQILNNMMAILIDPNVFGNAEAFGIDVDNYTDWVKSSPPAPGFDAVMLPGDPERQSAKARNAAGIHLDAGTTAQLIEAARSVKVPEKELFTLLNAG encoded by the coding sequence ATGAAACTCTCCGCCAAAGAACTAACCACAGTGGCCTGTTCGATCCTGTCTCATGCGGGGGCTACAGCCCGGGACGCAGAACGGGTGGCAACGCGCCTGGTGGATGCCAATCTGACGGGCCATGACAGCCACGGTGTCGGCATGATCCCGGCCTATGTGCAGGGAATTCTGGCCGGTCAGCTGATCCCCGATGCCGCCGCCGAGGTGGTGCAGGACAAAGGTCCGTTCCTGTTGGTCGAGGGCCATCAGGGCTTTGGCCATATCATTGCGGAACAAGCGATGACACTGGCCATCGCGCGGGCAAAAACCAGTCATTTCGCGGTTCTGTCCCTGCGCCGCAGTTTTCACCTGGGCCGCCTGGGTGATTGGGGTGCCATGGCCGCAGCGGAAGGTTTCATCTGCATTATCTACGCCAATGTTCAGTCCTCCCGTCCTATCGTTGCACCCTTTGGCGGCAGCGACGCGCGTTTTGTCACCAATCCCTATTGCACTGCCATTCCAGCCACCAGGAAACACCCGATGTTTCTGTTAGACATGGCGACCAGCACAATTGCGATGGGCAAGGCACGTGTGGCAGAGCTGAGCGGCAAACAGGTGCCCAAAGGCTGTGTGATCGACGCGGCCGGAAACCCGACCACCGATCCCTCAGTGATGTTCAATGACCCGATGGGGGCGCTTACAACTTTTGGACAACACAAGGGTTTCGGGCTGGCCTTGCTGGGAGATATCCTTGGTGGTTCTTTCAGTGGCGGTGGGGCCTATTTGCCGGAACGCGAAGTTGAAGGGCAGATCCTGAACAACATGATGGCAATCCTGATCGACCCCAATGTGTTCGGCAATGCCGAGGCTTTTGGAATCGATGTGGACAATTACACCGACTGGGTCAAATCATCTCCCCCTGCCCCCGGCTTTGATGCGGTGATGCTGCCCGGTGATCCCGAAAGGCAAAGCGCCAAGGCGCGAAACGCCGCTGGTATCCATTTGGATGCAGGCACTACCGCACAGCTGATCGAAGCCGCAAGATCCGTCAAGGTTCCAGAGAAGGAGCTCTTCACGCTGCTTAACGCAGGCTGA
- a CDS encoding SMP-30/gluconolactonase/LRE family protein, which produces MKLTKRCEGLDFPEGPIAMADGSVILVEIRRQTLSRVLPDGNIEVIAQLGGGPNGAAIGPDGMVYVCNNGGFLWTQEDGIMRPIGTPDDYVSGSIQRVDPATGRFETIYDSCDGQPLRGPNDIVFDAQGGFYFTDLGKSNAEYVHHGAFYYALADGSRITRVHAPMITPNGIGLSPDDKTVHVAETRTGRVWSFDLIGPGEIAPPPFDMPGRLEVTLPGYQLLDSLAVQADGKICVATLMRGGISVVPTGGGAVDFIEVPGDPYITNICFGGADMRDAWITASGTGCLYHMRWPSPGHRLHFNG; this is translated from the coding sequence ATGAAGCTGACCAAACGATGTGAGGGGTTGGATTTCCCCGAAGGCCCGATCGCGATGGCTGATGGCTCTGTCATTCTGGTGGAGATCCGCCGCCAAACCCTGTCGCGGGTTTTGCCTGATGGCAATATAGAGGTGATTGCCCAGCTTGGCGGTGGTCCGAACGGGGCCGCCATCGGGCCGGATGGCATGGTTTATGTCTGCAACAACGGCGGGTTTCTCTGGACGCAGGAGGACGGCATCATGCGGCCCATTGGGACCCCGGATGACTATGTCAGCGGATCCATCCAACGGGTTGATCCGGCAACAGGTCGCTTCGAGACGATCTATGACAGCTGTGATGGCCAGCCGCTGCGCGGTCCCAATGACATTGTGTTTGACGCGCAGGGCGGGTTCTACTTTACCGATCTGGGCAAATCCAATGCCGAATATGTGCATCACGGCGCATTCTATTATGCCTTGGCGGATGGCAGCCGGATCACCCGGGTACACGCGCCAATGATCACTCCCAATGGCATCGGCCTGTCACCGGATGACAAGACGGTGCATGTGGCGGAAACCCGTACTGGTCGCGTCTGGAGTTTTGATCTGATCGGGCCGGGTGAAATCGCACCACCACCGTTTGACATGCCCGGACGGCTGGAGGTGACCCTGCCGGGGTATCAACTGTTGGACAGTCTGGCAGTGCAGGCGGACGGGAAAATCTGTGTTGCGACATTGATGCGCGGGGGCATCAGCGTGGTGCCCACAGGGGGCGGGGCGGTCGATTTTATCGAAGTGCCGGGGGACCCTTATATCACCAACATCTGTTTTGGCGGGGCGGATATGCGTGATGCATGGATCACCGCCTCGGGCACGGGATGTCTTTACCACATGCGCTGGCCCAGTCCCGGTCACCGCCTGCATTTCAATGGCTAG
- a CDS encoding Gfo/Idh/MocA family protein, with product MAIRTAIIGLGIMGRRMAEHMTLHPEFAVDAIWDLDPAACKLAQSMAPEARLASSPEAAMADVDLVYLACPPVPRKAYAMAAAAAGKAVFLEKPLGVDVDASRELVQALTASGVPAAVNYTQAAGDALTEVTAAARTGSLGTLMGADILVTYAQWPRVWQEAADWLRFRAEGGMTREVISHFLFFAQRVLGPLELIWARPDYPADSDLCETHVAARLLSATGMPVTVMGSVGGAQPDRQEVTIKGSTQSRRISDFYRNAASDGGPFTQLHGAYDDPRAASLKVQLDDLALLIAGKPSRLATPQEALEVQILVEAILASSH from the coding sequence ATGGCAATTCGCACCGCGATCATCGGGCTGGGGATCATGGGGCGGCGCATGGCCGAACATATGACGCTGCACCCTGAATTTGCGGTTGATGCGATCTGGGATCTTGATCCCGCCGCCTGCAAACTGGCCCAGAGCATGGCGCCGGAGGCAAGGCTGGCCAGCTCGCCCGAAGCGGCGATGGCGGATGTTGATCTGGTCTATCTCGCCTGTCCCCCGGTGCCGCGCAAGGCCTATGCCATGGCGGCAGCGGCGGCTGGCAAGGCAGTGTTTCTGGAAAAACCTCTGGGCGTAGACGTCGACGCCAGCCGCGAGCTGGTGCAGGCCCTTACGGCATCCGGCGTACCAGCGGCTGTCAACTATACACAGGCAGCGGGCGACGCCCTGACAGAGGTGACCGCAGCCGCCCGCACGGGCAGCTTAGGCACACTTATGGGCGCCGACATATTGGTCACCTATGCGCAGTGGCCGCGTGTATGGCAGGAAGCGGCAGACTGGCTGCGGTTTCGCGCCGAGGGTGGCATGACCCGTGAAGTCATCTCGCATTTTCTGTTCTTTGCGCAACGTGTTCTTGGGCCGCTTGAACTGATTTGGGCCCGACCCGACTACCCCGCTGACAGCGATCTTTGCGAAACCCATGTGGCGGCGCGTCTGCTGTCCGCCACGGGCATGCCGGTAACGGTGATGGGCAGTGTTGGCGGCGCGCAACCGGACCGCCAAGAAGTCACCATCAAAGGCAGTACGCAAAGCCGGCGCATTTCGGATTTCTACCGCAATGCGGCCTCAGATGGCGGCCCGTTCACACAACTGCATGGCGCATATGACGACCCGCGCGCGGCCAGCCTGAAGGTGCAGCTGGATGATCTTGCCCTGTTGATCGCAGGCAAACCCAGCCGCCTGGCCACCCCGCAAGAAGCCCTTGAGGTGCAAATACTGGTCGAAGCGATCCTTGCCTCTAGCCATTGA
- a CDS encoding DMT family transporter, with protein sequence MSSSPSSQFTGYAAAWTIVFVWSFWLIVSRVANDSGLTIYDLAAMRYGLASLVALPLCLYYKPWRGLRLFQIAVLSFILGPVYILCVFTGFHFAPAAHGGIFMNGVLPLISITFALLLFQAKPSLRQVMGAALILLSAIVLAWDGSVTSEPDAWVGDLLFVIGAMFFAIYVILSERWQLSAMQIIFCGTVVNAVLYLPIWALWLPSGLADAPMGPLLLQAVYQGFVPNLIGLLLIAHASRSIGTANTSSILAAVPGGGGLLGALILGESLSWISISAIALLTLGLLISVRRRQPPPV encoded by the coding sequence ATGTCCAGCAGTCCTTCCTCCCAGTTCACGGGCTATGCTGCGGCATGGACCATCGTCTTTGTCTGGTCGTTCTGGCTGATCGTCAGCCGTGTCGCCAATGACAGCGGCCTGACCATCTATGATCTGGCCGCAATGCGTTATGGGCTGGCCTCTTTGGTCGCCTTGCCGCTTTGCCTCTATTACAAACCCTGGCGGGGGCTACGCCTGTTTCAGATTGCGGTGCTCTCGTTCATTCTGGGGCCGGTGTATATCCTCTGTGTCTTTACCGGGTTCCACTTCGCACCGGCGGCCCATGGCGGCATTTTTATGAACGGGGTGCTGCCGCTGATCAGCATCACCTTTGCGCTGCTGTTGTTTCAGGCCAAACCATCCTTACGGCAGGTCATGGGAGCGGCGTTGATCCTATTGTCGGCAATAGTGCTGGCATGGGACGGCAGCGTGACCAGCGAACCGGATGCATGGGTCGGGGATTTGCTGTTTGTGATCGGGGCCATGTTCTTTGCCATTTATGTGATCCTCTCCGAGCGCTGGCAACTGAGCGCGATGCAGATCATCTTTTGCGGTACAGTTGTAAATGCGGTGCTTTATCTGCCGATTTGGGCGCTTTGGCTGCCCAGCGGGCTGGCTGATGCGCCAATGGGGCCGCTGCTGTTGCAGGCGGTCTATCAGGGATTTGTGCCCAACCTCATTGGCCTGTTGCTGATCGCCCATGCCTCGCGCAGCATTGGCACCGCAAACACCTCGTCGATCCTTGCGGCAGTGCCGGGGGGCGGCGGCTTATTGGGGGCGCTGATTTTGGGCGAAAGCCTGAGCTGGATCAGCATATCCGCCATTGCCCTGTTGACCCTGGGGCTGTTGATCAGCGTGCGTCGCCGGCAACCTCCGCCAGTCTGA
- a CDS encoding NADP-dependent isocitrate dehydrogenase produces MSDIIYTKVDEAPELASASFLPIIQKFAAAAGVSVGTKDISLAGRILATFPEHLKEEQRQSDDLAELGRLVKTPDANVIKLPNISASVPQLVAAIKELQSQGFALPDYPEAPSTDAEKAIRAKYDGIKGSAVNPVLREGNSDRRAAKAVKSFAQNNPHRMGDWVADSKTRVSSMSGGDFFSNETSTTLDAEATAKIVLVTDAGETVLKDGITYPAGTVVDATFMSAAALQSFLAEQIEQTKADGTLFSLHMKATMMKVSDPIIFGHAVKAFLAPVFEKHGTAMADLGVNPNSGLGDLLARVKDNTEIMADIDACMAARPPMYMVDSDKGITNLHVSSDVIIDASMPALIRAGGKGWGPTGEESDANCVIPDNSYAPVYDETIKFFKENGKMNPATAGTVQNIGLMAQKAEEYGSHPTTFEIAEAGTVKMILEDGTVLHSHEVEAGDIWRSASARKAPIEDWVNLAIDRQKAEGCRAIFWLDANRPHDAELIKYVEPILQAKGVADEFEIMAPREATRASFETITEGKNTIAITGNVLRDYLTDLFPILELATSAKMLSIVKLMNGGGLFETGAGGSAPKHVQQLQEENHLRWDSLGEFCALGESLTFLADAKGNEKARVLGQAVDAATQGILDHGRSPSRKVGEPDNRDSHYWFARYWAEALARQNSDAELAAHFAPIAEALAGGEEQILSELAAAQGPAVDLGGYYHGDAAKTAAVMRPSETLNSIIG; encoded by the coding sequence ATGTCAGATATCATCTACACCAAAGTCGACGAAGCACCGGAGCTTGCCTCTGCGTCCTTCCTGCCGATCATCCAGAAATTCGCCGCGGCTGCCGGTGTCTCTGTCGGAACCAAGGACATCAGCCTTGCGGGCCGTATCCTTGCCACCTTCCCCGAGCATCTGAAAGAGGAGCAGCGCCAGTCCGACGATCTGGCCGAGCTTGGCCGTCTGGTGAAAACACCCGATGCCAACGTCATCAAACTGCCCAATATCTCTGCCTCCGTGCCGCAGCTGGTGGCGGCCATCAAAGAACTGCAATCACAGGGTTTCGCCCTGCCCGATTATCCCGAGGCCCCCAGCACCGATGCGGAAAAAGCGATCCGCGCCAAATATGACGGCATCAAGGGGTCGGCGGTGAACCCGGTGCTGCGTGAAGGCAACTCTGACCGGCGCGCGGCCAAAGCGGTGAAAAGCTTTGCCCAGAACAACCCGCACCGCATGGGCGACTGGGTGGCGGACAGCAAAACCCGCGTTTCCTCCATGTCGGGGGGTGATTTCTTTTCCAACGAAACCTCTACCACGCTGGATGCCGAAGCCACCGCAAAAATCGTGCTGGTGACAGACGCCGGCGAAACCGTGCTGAAAGATGGCATCACCTATCCCGCAGGCACCGTGGTAGATGCAACTTTCATGAGCGCGGCAGCCTTGCAAAGCTTCTTGGCCGAGCAGATCGAACAGACCAAAGCCGACGGCACGCTGTTCTCGCTGCACATGAAAGCCACGATGATGAAGGTCTCCGACCCGATCATCTTTGGCCATGCGGTCAAGGCCTTCCTTGCGCCGGTATTTGAAAAGCATGGCACCGCGATGGCCGATCTGGGTGTGAACCCGAACAGCGGCCTTGGCGATCTGCTGGCCCGCGTGAAGGACAACACCGAAATCATGGCGGATATCGACGCCTGCATGGCCGCGCGCCCGCCAATGTATATGGTGGATTCCGACAAGGGCATCACCAACCTCCATGTCTCCTCTGACGTGATTATCGACGCCTCCATGCCAGCGCTGATCCGCGCAGGCGGCAAAGGTTGGGGACCAACGGGCGAAGAATCCGACGCCAATTGTGTGATCCCGGACAACTCCTATGCGCCGGTCTATGATGAGACGATCAAGTTTTTCAAAGAAAACGGTAAAATGAACCCGGCCACCGCGGGCACCGTTCAGAACATCGGGTTGATGGCACAAAAGGCCGAGGAATACGGCTCCCACCCCACCACCTTCGAGATTGCCGAAGCTGGCACCGTCAAGATGATCCTTGAGGATGGCACTGTATTGCACAGCCATGAGGTCGAGGCTGGCGATATCTGGCGCTCTGCCTCCGCACGCAAGGCCCCGATCGAAGACTGGGTGAACCTTGCCATCGACCGTCAAAAGGCCGAAGGCTGCCGCGCGATTTTCTGGCTTGATGCAAACCGCCCCCATGATGCAGAGCTGATCAAATACGTCGAACCGATTCTGCAAGCCAAAGGTGTCGCGGATGAGTTTGAGATCATGGCCCCGCGCGAGGCGACACGCGCCTCTTTCGAGACCATCACCGAAGGCAAAAACACCATCGCCATCACCGGCAACGTATTGCGCGATTACCTGACCGACCTGTTCCCGATCCTCGAACTGGCCACTTCTGCCAAGATGCTGTCGATTGTGAAACTGATGAACGGCGGCGGCCTGTTTGAAACAGGTGCCGGTGGTTCGGCCCCAAAACATGTTCAGCAGTTGCAGGAGGAAAACCACCTGCGCTGGGACAGCCTTGGCGAGTTCTGCGCGCTGGGTGAAAGCCTGACTTTCCTTGCCGATGCCAAAGGCAACGAGAAAGCCCGCGTGTTGGGCCAGGCGGTGGATGCCGCGACCCAAGGTATCCTTGATCATGGCCGTTCCCCTTCGCGCAAAGTGGGCGAACCGGACAACCGCGACAGCCACTACTGGTTTGCCCGCTATTGGGCCGAAGCGCTCGCGCGTCAAAACAGCGATGCGGAGCTTGCCGCACATTTTGCCCCGATCGCCGAAGCACTGGCAGGTGGGGAAGAACAGATCCTGTCTGAATTGGCAGCGGCGCAAGGCCCAGCGGTGGATCTGGGTGGCTATTACCACGGCGACGCGGCCAAAACCGCCGCAGTGATGCGCCCGTCCGAGACGTTGAACAGCATCATCGGGTAA
- a CDS encoding M20 family metallopeptidase translates to MSRQDAINRATAYFETGQLQTDLAKLVAFETESQNPEKRPELRRYLDAALTPRLTALGFECVVHDNPDPSGGPLLVGTRIEDPALTTILTYGHGDVIRAQTDAWREGLAPFTLVEEGERLYGRGTADNKVQHMINIAALETVLATRDALGFNVKIVLETSEEIGSPGLASFMEDNKDLLAADVLIASDGPRLRPERATMFMGARGGISFDLCVNLRDGAHHSGNFGGLLADPAIILSHALASITDARGQIQIPEWRPDSLTQSVRDALAELPITEGSSPQVDQDWGEANLTPAERAYGWNSFAVLAMKSGVPEAPVNAISGHARATCQLRYVVGTDPADIIPALRRHLDAQGFEAVSIEEHERGFFPATRLDPKDPWVTYVKNSLTETTGQPPHILPNLAGSLPNDCFADILGLPTVWVPHSYLGCSQHAPDEHVLKSVCASAMAIMAGLFWDIGSGSQVP, encoded by the coding sequence ATGAGCCGTCAGGACGCCATTAACCGCGCAACCGCCTATTTCGAAACAGGTCAGTTGCAAACCGATCTGGCCAAACTGGTCGCCTTTGAAACCGAAAGCCAGAACCCGGAAAAAAGGCCAGAGCTGCGCCGTTATCTTGACGCCGCCCTCACCCCGCGTCTGACCGCGCTTGGTTTTGAGTGTGTGGTGCATGACAACCCGGACCCCAGCGGCGGCCCCTTGTTGGTTGGCACCCGGATCGAGGACCCTGCCTTGACCACCATCCTGACCTATGGGCATGGCGATGTGATCCGCGCACAAACCGATGCCTGGCGCGAAGGGCTTGCGCCTTTCACCTTGGTTGAAGAAGGCGAGCGGCTATATGGGCGGGGCACGGCGGACAATAAAGTCCAGCATATGATCAATATTGCAGCGCTGGAAACTGTACTGGCAACGCGCGACGCGCTTGGGTTCAATGTCAAAATCGTGTTGGAAACAAGCGAGGAAATCGGATCACCCGGGCTGGCGAGCTTTATGGAAGACAACAAGGACCTGCTGGCCGCTGATGTATTGATCGCCTCAGACGGACCGCGCCTGCGCCCCGAACGGGCGACGATGTTCATGGGCGCGCGCGGCGGTATTTCCTTTGATCTTTGTGTGAACCTGCGCGACGGGGCGCATCATTCGGGAAATTTCGGTGGTCTGCTGGCCGATCCAGCGATCATACTCTCCCACGCCCTTGCCAGTATCACCGATGCACGGGGGCAGATCCAGATCCCTGAATGGCGCCCCGACAGCCTGACCCAATCTGTGCGGGATGCGTTGGCTGAGCTGCCAATCACTGAAGGCAGCTCTCCGCAAGTGGATCAGGACTGGGGTGAGGCAAACCTGACACCTGCGGAACGGGCTTACGGCTGGAACTCATTTGCAGTTCTGGCGATGAAAAGCGGCGTGCCAGAGGCCCCGGTCAATGCGATCTCCGGCCATGCGCGGGCCACGTGCCAGCTGCGCTATGTGGTGGGGACCGATCCCGCCGATATCATCCCCGCGCTGCGCCGCCACCTTGATGCACAAGGGTTTGAGGCGGTCAGCATCGAAGAACATGAACGCGGTTTCTTTCCTGCTACGCGGCTGGACCCGAAGGATCCTTGGGTCACCTACGTCAAGAACTCACTGACTGAAACAACCGGCCAGCCCCCGCATATCCTGCCCAACCTTGCCGGTTCCCTGCCCAATGACTGTTTTGCCGACATCCTCGGCCTGCCCACAGTCTGGGTGCCGCACAGTTATCTGGGGTGCAGCCAGCACGCGCCGGATGAACATGTGCTGAAGTCGGTTTGCGCCAGTGCCATGGCGATTATGGCCGGTCTGTTCTGGGACATCGGATCAGGATCACAGGTGCCCTAG